In Pseudobacteriovorax antillogorgiicola, a single window of DNA contains:
- a CDS encoding tetratricopeptide repeat protein → MKLLKSICILGLGVLASSCQTTSYIANVDKSRKQVEVQSQSDDGSAVYALHKNGILNDVRSNLKTSLKENIKDVKSLLNLSQVYLAQGNYKKAEDFCRRALRRDLKNQDAKLILAQIYYRRGYTDMTEIILNSMGRAAEKNSTALNLKALVALKNDRPAYAMNFFKQSLKYNPGDIATRMNLGVLYVYYRQVDAASVQFERVLKSMPDHVDAKLHLGIIKASRGQYEQASDLYKDVLDVDPGNALATYNLAVLAEKQKDYDDSLSHLKSYLSSNYAKRQDNKEVFAMIERLRAKKDMMGETVSDSEIQEMSAQLDQPMTKNAALSEDEDVLKEVERPKAKRPAIQKEANPPSQASRPKVNATPKQEKKKEEPKPPAYSGDDIESLEKALIE, encoded by the coding sequence ATGAAGTTATTGAAGTCCATATGCATACTTGGCTTGGGAGTGCTGGCCTCCTCCTGTCAAACGACGAGCTATATTGCGAATGTCGATAAGTCTCGCAAGCAGGTAGAGGTTCAAAGTCAATCAGATGATGGCAGTGCGGTCTATGCTCTCCATAAGAACGGAATTCTGAATGATGTTCGTTCAAATCTAAAAACAAGTCTCAAAGAGAATATTAAGGATGTGAAGTCCTTACTCAATTTGTCACAAGTCTATCTTGCCCAAGGTAACTACAAAAAAGCTGAAGACTTCTGTCGCCGAGCACTTCGAAGAGATTTGAAGAACCAAGATGCGAAGCTCATCCTGGCTCAAATCTACTATCGCAGAGGCTACACGGATATGACTGAAATTATCCTCAATAGCATGGGCCGGGCTGCAGAAAAGAATAGTACAGCCTTGAATCTGAAGGCTTTGGTGGCTCTCAAAAACGATCGGCCAGCCTACGCCATGAACTTTTTCAAGCAATCGCTTAAATACAATCCAGGAGATATTGCAACTAGAATGAATCTAGGTGTGCTCTATGTTTACTACAGGCAGGTGGATGCGGCCTCAGTACAGTTTGAGAGAGTCCTAAAGTCAATGCCTGATCATGTTGATGCCAAACTTCATCTAGGAATCATAAAGGCATCACGGGGGCAGTACGAACAAGCTTCAGACTTATACAAAGATGTACTGGATGTTGATCCTGGCAATGCTTTAGCCACATACAACCTTGCTGTTTTAGCGGAAAAGCAAAAGGACTATGATGATTCACTTTCACATTTGAAGAGCTACCTTTCCTCGAACTATGCCAAGCGCCAAGACAACAAGGAAGTATTTGCTATGATCGAGAGACTCCGAGCTAAAAAAGATATGATGGGAGAAACAGTGTCAGACTCTGAGATCCAAGAAATGAGTGCTCAGTTGGATCAACCTATGACGAAAAACGCGGCCTTGTCGGAAGATGAAGATGTCCTAAAAGAAGTAGAGAGACCTAAAGCAAAGAGGCCTGCTATCCAGAAGGAGGCCAATCCTCCATCTCAAGCCTCAAGGCCAAAAGTTA